The following proteins are co-located in the Spirosoma montaniterrae genome:
- the dndC gene encoding DNA phosphorothioation system sulfurtransferase DndC: MSLKLPFIESEIIDQYLYDENPRPWIIGFSGGKDSTMLLQMVWRALMKIDPMSRNRRIYVVCNDTLVENPKIVNFINRTLELLQKAATEQGMPITVHRTTPRLEDTFWVNLIGKGYPAPVNSFRWCTERLKINPTTRFIQEKISEAGEAIILLGTRSDESQTRARSMKRHELKGQRLRKHLLPNAFVYAPIKDIETPELWQYLMQVSPPWGGTHKELVTLYRNANSGDCPLVIDESSPSCGNSRFGCWVCTVVSRDKSMEGLIGNGDDWMEPLVELRNRLLTERSNRDSREKRRRTDSAFKEEDENTWGPYTPKIRAEFLDMLLQAQKEIQETQGDVIELITHQELVAIQLTWFRDSIFNPKVADIYNRIYNTDIDMSKHVEKLRREEELLREACADQPEHVELIQEMLTLQKNKALLIRKRGLQQDLETRLENFIARRIENTVHV; encoded by the coding sequence ATGTCGCTCAAGCTACCGTTTATCGAATCCGAAATCATCGATCAATATCTCTACGACGAGAACCCACGTCCGTGGATTATTGGCTTTAGTGGCGGCAAAGATTCTACTATGTTGTTGCAGATGGTTTGGCGGGCGTTGATGAAAATTGACCCCATGTCGCGCAATCGTAGAATCTACGTTGTCTGCAATGATACACTGGTTGAAAATCCGAAGATTGTCAACTTCATCAACCGAACGCTCGAACTGTTGCAAAAAGCTGCCACTGAGCAGGGAATGCCAATTACTGTCCACCGCACTACGCCCCGGCTTGAAGATACGTTTTGGGTAAACCTGATTGGCAAAGGCTACCCCGCGCCGGTTAATTCGTTCCGGTGGTGTACCGAACGGCTGAAAATAAATCCGACGACGCGTTTTATTCAGGAAAAAATCAGCGAGGCAGGCGAGGCTATTATTTTGCTCGGTACGCGCTCCGATGAAAGCCAAACCCGTGCCCGCTCCATGAAACGACACGAGTTAAAAGGGCAGCGTCTACGTAAGCATTTATTGCCCAACGCGTTTGTCTATGCGCCCATTAAAGACATCGAAACGCCCGAACTGTGGCAGTATCTAATGCAGGTATCGCCCCCGTGGGGTGGCACGCACAAGGAACTTGTGACGCTCTACCGCAACGCCAACTCTGGCGACTGCCCGCTTGTAATCGATGAGTCGTCGCCCTCCTGCGGCAACAGCCGGTTCGGGTGCTGGGTCTGCACCGTAGTGAGCCGGGATAAAAGTATGGAAGGACTCATCGGCAATGGTGACGACTGGATGGAACCGCTTGTGGAATTACGGAATCGCCTGCTCACAGAACGCTCGAACCGCGATTCCCGCGAGAAACGCCGTCGTACCGACAGTGCCTTTAAAGAAGAGGACGAAAACACCTGGGGGCCGTACACGCCCAAAATCAGGGCCGAGTTTCTGGATATGCTGCTGCAGGCGCAGAAAGAAATTCAGGAAACCCAGGGCGATGTTATCGAACTCATTACGCATCAGGAGTTGGTGGCTATTCAGCTAACCTGGTTTCGCGACAGTATTTTCAACCCCAAAGTAGCCGACATTTATAACCGTATCTACAACACCGACATTGACATGAGTAAGCACGTTGAGAAACTGCGCCGGGAAGAAGAACTGCTGCGCGAAGCCTGCGCCGACCAACCCGAACACGTAGAACTGATTCAGGAAATGCTGACCCTCCAGAAAAACAAAGCCCTGCTCATCCGCAAACGCGGCCTGCAACAGGACCTGGAAACGCGGCTTGAGAATTTTATTGCACGACGTATAGAAAATACCGTTCATGTCTGA
- a CDS encoding HNH endonuclease, whose translation MSENILDYYVYAFSNLNRGGGKVEEKAPHKPILLLTVIQAYETKLLTTNQIPISPELTSLFKSNWNLLVTSGHTLGFALPFFHLKNEKGNWWELVANTGCEIWVQNGKLTTFANLSAAVAYAQIDPNLSELLKNEPTRNVLRKVLLNTYFPNQIAYQVADTDNHLADLKREMLEESPAEYEAKFKALKTRLDPETYQIEVYSRDTLFRREIVRLYNDTCCISGIRVSAPYSFSMIDACHIVPFYKKFNNHPTNGIALCPNLHRAFDKGAISIDDNYRVVVSRTFVENERSTYSLKALADVQIQLPKDERYLPDLEAFAWHRENIYKY comes from the coding sequence ATGTCTGAAAATATACTCGACTATTACGTTTATGCTTTTTCAAACCTCAATCGGGGAGGTGGGAAAGTTGAAGAGAAAGCCCCGCACAAACCGATACTGTTACTTACTGTTATTCAGGCATACGAAACTAAACTGCTCACTACAAATCAAATACCTATCTCGCCAGAATTAACGTCACTATTCAAATCGAACTGGAATTTGCTCGTTACGTCCGGGCACACGCTTGGTTTTGCTTTGCCGTTCTTTCACCTGAAAAATGAAAAAGGTAACTGGTGGGAGTTGGTGGCAAATACTGGTTGTGAAATTTGGGTGCAAAACGGCAAACTCACCACGTTCGCCAACTTAAGCGCAGCCGTTGCCTACGCACAAATCGACCCGAACCTATCTGAACTACTGAAGAACGAGCCAACACGTAACGTGCTGCGTAAGGTGTTGCTAAATACGTATTTCCCTAACCAGATAGCGTATCAAGTTGCGGATACCGACAACCACTTAGCTGATTTGAAGCGGGAGATGCTGGAAGAATCGCCAGCCGAATATGAGGCCAAGTTCAAAGCTCTGAAAACGCGACTTGACCCGGAGACATATCAAATCGAAGTCTACTCCCGCGATACGTTGTTCCGGCGTGAGATTGTCCGGCTCTACAACGATACGTGCTGTATATCAGGTATTCGCGTATCAGCTCCGTATTCTTTTTCGATGATAGATGCCTGCCACATCGTACCATTCTACAAGAAATTCAACAACCACCCAACCAACGGCATCGCCCTTTGCCCAAATCTGCACCGGGCATTTGACAAAGGCGCGATCTCGATTGATGATAATTATCGCGTTGTAGTTTCGCGCACATTTGTCGAAAACGAACGTAGCACATACAGCTTGAAAGCATTGGCAGATGTGCAAATTCAATTACCCAAGGACGAGCGTTATCTACCAGATTTAGAAGCGTTTGCGTGGCATCGGGAGAATATATACAAATACTAA
- a CDS encoding ABC transporter ATP-binding protein has translation MKTYLRLLSFAKPLGRFLTPFVVTSLLASVFGVLNFTLLIPLLSILFDQVSPAEMQKLLSQPAPTLSLDTSPMDVFRYYFALVFQSSGKIGALRFMCVVIVVSVLLANLFKYLSVRQLELFKARMVARLREAVFARTINLHLGFFSNERKGNLISRITTDVQEVENSIANTLSAASKEVFLLIGYIIALLSISVKLTLFAIIVIPISGVFIAALVRRMKRDAQAGQQRLSGLVSLLDETFGGMRVVKGFVAEGFILEKFRAENEGYRQAVRSLANRRELASPFSEVMGVAVVAGILLYGGSLVLSGQSDLTASQFIAYIAIFSQVTRPAKDISNAFSGSQRGLASGERVLELIDTVPAIQDKPNALTISGFESRISVQNVSFAYNADTPVLRDVSFDLPKGKTIALVGSSGGGKSTIADLIPRFYDPTAGQILLDGIDLRDCTTASLRAQMGIVTQESILFNDTIFNNIAFGSGNTPAQVEEAARIANAHEFIMAQPQGYQTVIGDRGGKLSGGQRQRISIARAILKNPPILILDEATSALDTESEKLVQEALTRLMTNRTTLVIAHRLSTIQNADEILVVNQGRIVERGRHDELLLMDEGFYRKLSTLQGV, from the coding sequence ATGAAAACATACCTTCGTTTATTATCTTTTGCTAAACCACTGGGCCGGTTCCTGACGCCGTTCGTCGTAACGTCGTTGCTGGCGTCGGTGTTTGGCGTGCTGAATTTTACCCTACTGATTCCGCTGCTTAGTATTCTCTTCGATCAGGTTAGCCCGGCTGAAATGCAAAAACTGCTCAGTCAGCCCGCGCCGACGCTTTCGCTCGATACGTCGCCGATGGACGTCTTTCGGTACTATTTTGCGCTGGTATTTCAGTCGTCGGGAAAGATTGGCGCACTGCGGTTTATGTGTGTGGTAATAGTGGTGTCGGTATTACTGGCGAACCTGTTCAAGTATTTGTCGGTCAGGCAGTTGGAGTTGTTTAAAGCGCGGATGGTGGCGCGGCTGCGCGAAGCCGTATTCGCCCGAACCATTAATTTGCACCTCGGTTTTTTCTCGAACGAACGTAAGGGGAACCTCATCTCGCGCATCACTACCGACGTGCAGGAAGTTGAAAATTCCATTGCCAATACGCTTTCGGCGGCTTCCAAAGAAGTCTTTTTGCTTATAGGCTACATCATTGCGCTATTGAGCATTTCGGTAAAACTCACACTCTTCGCCATCATCGTGATTCCAATTTCGGGCGTGTTTATTGCCGCGCTCGTTCGGCGAATGAAGCGCGACGCCCAGGCGGGGCAACAGCGGCTTAGCGGTCTGGTTAGTCTGCTCGACGAAACCTTCGGCGGGATGCGCGTAGTAAAAGGCTTCGTGGCCGAAGGGTTTATCTTAGAAAAGTTTCGGGCCGAAAACGAGGGCTATCGGCAGGCCGTGCGGTCGCTGGCAAACCGGCGCGAATTGGCCTCGCCCTTCTCCGAAGTAATGGGCGTGGCCGTTGTAGCGGGCATCCTGCTCTACGGCGGCTCGTTGGTATTGAGCGGCCAGTCAGACCTGACAGCCTCGCAGTTTATTGCCTACATTGCCATTTTCTCGCAGGTAACGCGGCCCGCCAAAGACATTAGCAACGCCTTCAGCGGTTCGCAGCGCGGGCTGGCCTCCGGCGAACGCGTACTGGAGTTGATCGATACCGTTCCGGCCATTCAGGATAAACCTAACGCGTTAACAATCAGTGGGTTCGAGAGCCGGATTTCTGTTCAGAACGTATCATTTGCCTATAATGCCGATACGCCCGTGCTGCGCGACGTTAGTTTCGACCTGCCTAAAGGCAAGACCATTGCGCTCGTTGGCTCGTCGGGGGGCGGCAAATCGACCATCGCCGACCTGATTCCACGTTTCTACGACCCTACGGCGGGCCAGATTCTATTAGATGGGATTGATTTGCGCGATTGCACAACGGCTTCGTTGCGGGCGCAGATGGGCATCGTAACGCAGGAGAGCATTCTGTTCAACGATACCATTTTTAACAACATCGCATTTGGCAGCGGAAACACACCCGCGCAGGTAGAAGAAGCCGCCCGCATTGCCAATGCCCACGAGTTTATCATGGCCCAGCCGCAGGGCTACCAGACCGTGATTGGCGACCGGGGCGGCAAGCTCTCCGGCGGACAGCGGCAGCGCATCAGCATTGCCCGCGCCATCCTGAAAAACCCGCCAATTCTGATTTTAGACGAAGCCACGTCCGCGCTCGATACGGAATCGGAAAAATTAGTGCAGGAAGCCCTGACGCGGCTCATGACTAACCGCACCACACTCGTGATAGCGCACCGGCTCAGCACCATTCAAAATGCCGACGAAATTTTGGTTGTGAATCAGGGTCGTATCGTTGAGCGTGGTCGGCACGACGAGTTATTGCTGATGGATGAGGGCTTTTACCGCAAGCTAAGCACGTTGCAGGGCGTGTAA
- a CDS encoding DUF305 domain-containing protein: MKTLQSNGTVWALALLLSGSTLMACAQATSTGTTSTTPSGGRVASTSQTALVAPLRQMVTKLQRLQPTGDPDFDFAMQAKIHAQGEQDLLKQAAQTNEDSALKSMTTALLTDVQSDITQVDGIMRQIKPARPNQAYTQQQSRNVEAMNLKIQQATTGDRLAATGDQYIIGLLLDHRQDAVDMASTYLQYGRNASLRTYAQELVDSAKKEMEQLKGLKK; encoded by the coding sequence ATGAAAACGCTTCAATCCAACGGCACTGTTTGGGCACTTGCTTTACTGCTGTCGGGCAGTACGCTGATGGCCTGTGCGCAGGCAACCTCTACCGGCACTACCAGCACCACCCCAAGTGGTGGGCGCGTTGCCAGCACGTCGCAAACGGCGTTGGTGGCTCCGCTCCGGCAGATGGTCACCAAGTTGCAGCGCCTGCAACCTACCGGCGATCCTGATTTCGATTTTGCGATGCAGGCTAAAATCCACGCGCAGGGCGAACAGGATTTGCTGAAACAGGCCGCCCAAACGAACGAAGATTCGGCTCTGAAATCCATGACAACAGCCCTGCTCACTGATGTTCAGTCCGACATTACGCAGGTAGACGGCATTATGCGGCAAATTAAACCGGCACGCCCCAATCAGGCTTATACGCAACAACAGAGCCGAAACGTTGAAGCGATGAACCTGAAAATACAACAGGCGACAACCGGCGACCGGCTCGCGGCCACGGGCGATCAGTACATTATCGGGCTGCTGCTCGACCACCGGCAGGATGCCGTTGACATGGCAAGCACTTATCTGCAATATGGTCGCAACGCCAGCCTGCGTACCTATGCTCAGGAGTTAGTCGATTCTGCTAAAAAAGAAATGGAGCAGTTGAAAGGGCTGAAGAAGTAA
- a CDS encoding glycosyltransferase family 4 protein has product MPTLFIDAERLRDRNSGLGQVCLHLGHELVRQRPNGRDGEPWHITFLVPKGETGVFGNEVAYLEASWLRKVWIPGQFDVWHCLHQDSDYLPRPGQGKLILTIHDLNFLARTDYPEAKKARKRTALQRKVDRASVLTTISDYTASDVRTHLTIPPNVPLHVIPNGVAIDPTQTPVSPPALPLFDSFALSPFFLFLGVIHPKKNVHTLLPLLEAFPDYRLVLAGPDGHAYAQHIREQAQNLGIADRLLMPGVVNEATKSWLYANCDAFLFPSLSEGFGLPVAEAMTFGKPVFVSRLTSLPEVGGKEAYYFDNFEPEHMAQTVYDGVQDFSLNPLRQQRMQKRAAGFRWDAVAGQYWELYRF; this is encoded by the coding sequence ATGCCAACGCTTTTTATTGATGCCGAACGTCTGCGTGACCGGAATAGTGGTCTGGGGCAGGTTTGTTTGCACCTCGGTCATGAACTCGTTCGCCAACGTCCCAATGGTCGCGACGGCGAACCGTGGCATATCACGTTTTTAGTGCCAAAAGGTGAGACAGGCGTGTTTGGCAACGAAGTGGCGTATCTCGAAGCCTCGTGGCTGCGGAAGGTTTGGATACCCGGACAGTTTGACGTGTGGCACTGCCTGCATCAGGATTCGGATTATTTGCCGCGTCCGGGGCAGGGAAAGCTGATTCTGACCATTCACGACCTGAATTTTCTGGCCCGAACCGACTACCCGGAAGCCAAAAAAGCCCGCAAACGAACGGCGTTACAACGTAAAGTCGACCGCGCGTCGGTACTAACGACTATCTCCGACTACACGGCCTCGGATGTGCGAACGCACCTGACCATCCCGCCGAATGTGCCGCTGCACGTTATTCCGAACGGCGTCGCCATCGACCCCACCCAAACCCCCGTCAGCCCGCCCGCCCTGCCGCTTTTTGACTCTTTCGCTCTTTCGCCCTTCTTCCTGTTTCTTGGCGTTATCCACCCCAAAAAGAACGTGCATACGCTGTTGCCCTTGCTCGAAGCTTTTCCCGATTATCGGTTAGTGCTGGCTGGTCCCGATGGTCACGCTTATGCACAGCACATCCGCGAGCAGGCGCAAAATCTCGGCATTGCCGACCGGCTACTGATGCCCGGCGTGGTTAATGAAGCCACCAAAAGCTGGCTATACGCGAACTGTGACGCCTTTTTGTTTCCGTCGCTGTCCGAAGGGTTTGGTCTGCCCGTTGCCGAGGCCATGACGTTTGGCAAGCCCGTGTTTGTGTCGCGGCTAACGAGCCTGCCCGAAGTGGGTGGTAAAGAAGCGTATTACTTTGATAATTTCGAGCCGGAACACATGGCCCAGACCGTGTACGACGGGGTACAGGACTTTTCGCTGAACCCGCTCCGGCAGCAGCGAATGCAGAAACGGGCCGCCGGGTTTCGCTGGGACGCCGTAGCGGGGCAATATTGGGAGCTATACCGGTTCTGA
- a CDS encoding Fic family protein, producing MALYQEGVIRRINEDYLYWDKIKYKVPEKYKTLIDPAILWSIVKHDRLRDRRYLELAGEGFYFTNTDSLQQYLHEFDLNLGGSLGGQETIPETDKHRYLVGSIMEESIASSQIEGAVTSRVVAKDMLRKNRPPRTVSERMIVNNYLTIQHIVKTKNEPLTLDSLLALHRLMIADTMEKPEEAGQLRTNDTIYVVDAVEGDVIHTPPSYTKMGTFVTDLCRLFNDETPDFFVHPVVRASIIHFLIGYFHPFTDGNGRTARALFYWYLLRKGYWLTEYLSISRVIMQSRSQYYRAFQYTEIDENDLTYFVLYQVKTLSKAYDELKKYIARKNAEKRQLLTLQVNEGLSPRQAEIVRWLEENSHATLSAKEVQMRLAVSGQTARNDIKILIDKGYLAELFVNRKERQYIRGPRWRG from the coding sequence ATGGCTTTGTATCAGGAAGGCGTTATCCGGCGAATAAATGAAGACTATTTATACTGGGATAAAATAAAATACAAAGTACCTGAGAAATATAAAACGCTCATCGACCCAGCTATTTTATGGTCTATTGTTAAGCATGACAGACTTCGGGATAGACGGTATCTTGAATTGGCAGGAGAAGGTTTTTACTTTACCAATACAGATTCACTTCAGCAATACCTGCACGAGTTCGACCTGAACTTAGGCGGGTCGCTGGGTGGTCAGGAGACTATTCCCGAAACGGATAAACACCGGTATCTGGTGGGGTCGATCATGGAAGAATCAATCGCATCGAGTCAGATAGAAGGCGCGGTAACGTCGCGGGTAGTGGCTAAAGATATGCTACGAAAGAATCGACCACCTCGTACTGTTTCTGAGCGGATGATTGTCAATAATTACCTGACGATTCAGCACATTGTTAAAACTAAAAACGAGCCGTTAACGCTCGACTCGCTGCTGGCATTGCATCGGCTTATGATTGCTGACACGATGGAGAAACCTGAAGAAGCGGGGCAGTTGCGAACAAACGATACTATTTACGTAGTGGATGCCGTCGAGGGTGACGTTATCCATACCCCACCTTCATATACCAAGATGGGAACTTTTGTGACGGATTTGTGCCGTCTTTTCAACGATGAAACGCCCGATTTTTTTGTACATCCGGTGGTTAGGGCGAGCATTATTCATTTTCTGATTGGTTATTTTCACCCATTCACAGACGGCAATGGTCGAACTGCTCGTGCTTTGTTTTATTGGTATCTGTTGCGAAAGGGCTATTGGTTGACCGAGTATCTGTCAATTTCGCGGGTCATTATGCAGTCGCGAAGCCAGTATTACCGGGCTTTTCAATACACAGAAATTGATGAAAACGACCTGACTTATTTTGTGTTGTATCAGGTTAAAACGCTCAGTAAAGCTTACGATGAATTAAAGAAATACATAGCGCGGAAAAACGCCGAAAAGCGACAACTGCTTACGCTTCAGGTCAATGAAGGTTTGTCGCCCCGGCAGGCTGAAATTGTGCGATGGTTAGAGGAAAATTCCCATGCTACCTTGTCTGCAAAAGAAGTACAGATGCGACTTGCCGTGTCGGGGCAAACAGCCCGAAATGATATCAAAATCCTGATTGATAAGGGATACTTAGCAGAATTATTTGTCAACAGGAAGGAGCGTCAATACATACGCGGGCCACGGTGGCGTGGCTAA
- the hemE gene encoding uroporphyrinogen decarboxylase produces the protein MILQNDLLLRTARGELTERVPVWMMRQAGRVLSEYRAVRERAGNFITLAKTPELAAEVTIQPVDAFGVDAAIIFSDILVVPEAMGLPYEMVEARGPVFPDTVRTMTDLSRLRVADAESDLGYVLDAIRLTKRELTVGPASRRVPLIGFAGAPFTIFCYMTEGKGSKTFSVAKKLLYTDPAFAHALLQQITDSTISYLKAQVRAGVDLVQLFDSWAGILSPEQYRTFSLPYIKQICDALGNEAQDGVVDQATVPVTVFAKGAFFARHDIGQLNCQVVGLDWNMDPRESRELIPNKVLQGNLDPCALYGDFAQIRAEVKQMLSAFGHQHYIANLGHGIYPDIDRDKARCFVDAVKEFGS, from the coding sequence ATGATTTTACAGAACGATTTGTTGCTGCGCACGGCGCGGGGCGAACTGACCGAGCGGGTGCCGGTGTGGATGATGCGGCAGGCCGGGCGCGTACTGAGCGAATACCGGGCCGTTCGGGAGCGGGCGGGCAATTTTATTACGCTCGCAAAAACGCCCGAATTGGCCGCCGAAGTGACCATTCAGCCCGTCGACGCGTTCGGCGTCGATGCCGCTATTATCTTCTCCGATATTCTGGTAGTGCCCGAAGCAATGGGCCTGCCTTACGAAATGGTTGAAGCACGCGGGCCGGTTTTCCCCGATACGGTACGCACCATGACCGACCTCAGCCGCCTGCGCGTAGCCGACGCCGAAAGCGATTTGGGCTACGTACTCGATGCTATTCGGCTGACTAAAAGAGAGTTGACGGTGGGACCGGCCTCCCGGCGGGTGCCGCTCATTGGCTTTGCGGGTGCACCGTTCACCATTTTCTGCTACATGACCGAGGGCAAAGGCTCGAAAACATTTTCGGTAGCTAAAAAACTGCTATATACCGATCCTGCTTTTGCGCACGCGCTCCTGCAACAGATCACCGATAGCACCATTTCGTATCTGAAAGCACAGGTGCGGGCCGGGGTCGATTTAGTGCAATTGTTCGATTCGTGGGCGGGCATTTTGTCGCCGGAGCAGTACCGCACGTTTTCGCTGCCCTACATCAAACAGATTTGCGACGCGCTGGGCAATGAAGCCCAAGACGGCGTAGTCGATCAGGCAACGGTGCCGGTTACGGTATTTGCCAAAGGCGCGTTTTTTGCCCGGCACGACATTGGGCAGCTCAATTGCCAGGTGGTGGGCCTCGACTGGAACATGGACCCGCGCGAATCCCGCGAACTCATTCCCAACAAAGTGCTACAGGGCAACCTCGACCCCTGCGCCCTTTACGGCGATTTCGCGCAGATTCGGGCCGAAGTGAAGCAGATGTTGAGTGCGTTCGGGCATCAACACTACATTGCCAACCTCGGGCACGGCATCTACCCCGACATCGACCGCGACAAAGCCCGGTGTTTTGTGGATGCAGTGAAAGAGTTTGGAAGCTAA
- a CDS encoding 3-keto-disaccharide hydrolase: MRFSILVLAFLSWLVCPYTQAQTPNTLSAQEKKEGWKLLFNGQNTAGWRKYNAGRTPVGSSWRVDQGALNLNVPTRAGNKAPDGGDLVTDAVITGDFEFKADWKVERFTNSGIFFFVQEEPTYKNVYDTGLELQVLDDAIYEGAAENKHRAGDFFGVANARVRELQPVGSWNKLHVIYRKNTLTVMLNGFTIQEHDLTGSDWKQRLSASKLKDAPISKGKFTGRIGLQDWGSSVWFRTIKLRKL; this comes from the coding sequence ATGCGTTTTTCTATTCTGGTTCTCGCTTTTTTATCATGGCTTGTCTGCCCCTACACACAGGCCCAAACCCCGAATACGCTTTCGGCTCAGGAAAAGAAAGAGGGCTGGAAACTGCTGTTCAACGGCCAAAACACGGCGGGCTGGCGCAAATACAACGCCGGTCGAACACCCGTTGGGTCGTCGTGGCGCGTCGATCAGGGGGCATTGAACCTCAACGTTCCGACCCGCGCCGGAAACAAAGCACCCGATGGGGGCGACCTCGTGACCGATGCCGTGATTACCGGCGATTTTGAGTTTAAAGCCGACTGGAAAGTGGAGCGGTTTACCAACAGCGGCATTTTTTTCTTCGTGCAGGAAGAGCCGACGTATAAAAACGTGTATGATACCGGTCTGGAGCTTCAAGTACTCGACGATGCCATTTACGAAGGGGCTGCCGAAAACAAACACCGGGCCGGCGATTTCTTCGGCGTTGCCAACGCCCGCGTTCGGGAGTTGCAGCCCGTGGGTAGCTGGAACAAGCTGCACGTTATTTACCGAAAAAACACACTGACGGTTATGCTCAACGGCTTCACAATTCAGGAGCACGACCTGACTGGCTCTGACTGGAAACAGCGTTTATCGGCCAGCAAATTAAAAGATGCCCCCATTAGCAAAGGTAAATTTACGGGCCGCATCGGTTTGCAGGACTGGGGCAGCAGCGTCTGGTTCCGTACTATTAAACTGCGGAAGTTGTGA
- a CDS encoding haloalkane dehalogenase: MTILQTPETRFANLPGYPFAPNYVSVGDGAYPRQLRMHYVDEGPRDSTETVLMLHGEPTWSYLYRNMIPMVAGAGYRVIAPDLIGFGKSDKLLEQDAYSYQSHIDWLTMFIKTLDLQHITLVCQDWGGLLGLRLAAENSDRFVRITASNTGLPTGDQPPSEAFLQWQAFSQTIASLPIGSLIRMGCVTKLPADVIAAYDAPFPDETYKAASRIFPKLVPTSPDDPAAPANRAAWQVLMQWQKPFLTCFSDRDPITAGGDRVLQKLIPGAQGQSHVTLSPGGHFVQEDKGEEWAERVVRFIRENPVNIV, translated from the coding sequence ATGACCATCCTACAAACTCCCGAAACCCGCTTTGCGAACTTGCCCGGTTATCCGTTTGCGCCAAATTACGTATCGGTTGGGGATGGCGCGTATCCACGGCAGCTACGAATGCATTACGTAGACGAAGGGCCGCGCGACTCAACTGAAACCGTGCTGATGCTGCATGGCGAACCGACCTGGTCGTATCTGTACCGCAATATGATTCCAATGGTGGCCGGGGCGGGCTACCGCGTCATTGCACCCGACCTGATTGGTTTTGGAAAATCAGATAAGCTTCTGGAACAGGATGCCTACAGTTATCAAAGTCACATCGACTGGCTGACGATGTTCATCAAAACGCTTGATTTGCAGCATATCACGCTTGTTTGTCAGGACTGGGGCGGGTTACTTGGGTTACGGCTGGCGGCTGAAAACTCCGACCGTTTTGTGCGTATCACAGCCTCGAACACCGGCCTGCCTACGGGCGATCAGCCACCGTCTGAAGCGTTTTTGCAATGGCAGGCTTTTTCGCAAACCATTGCGTCGCTGCCTATTGGTAGCCTGATTCGTATGGGCTGCGTCACGAAACTCCCCGCCGACGTCATTGCTGCCTACGATGCGCCTTTCCCCGACGAAACCTACAAAGCGGCCTCGCGCATTTTCCCCAAACTCGTGCCGACATCGCCCGACGACCCCGCTGCCCCCGCCAACCGGGCTGCGTGGCAGGTGCTGATGCAGTGGCAGAAACCATTCCTGACCTGCTTCAGCGACCGCGACCCCATCACTGCCGGAGGAGATCGCGTGTTACAAAAATTGATTCCCGGCGCGCAGGGGCAATCGCACGTGACGCTCTCGCCCGGTGGTCATTTCGTCCAGGAAGACAAAGGCGAAGAATGGGCCGAACGGGTTGTGCGCTTTATTCGGGAGAATCCAGTAAATATTGTCTAA
- a CDS encoding SIMPL domain-containing protein — protein sequence MSQPVDNRILVLGDAFEDVPANQVTLTVNLSFSDERDVKLAFQEHQQAQQRLTSLLNQQKIPAQNIRFLEPLGRKGQTYLRGQAGDRFTTYQRVLLKFNDLSQFNQAQQLLTANGFTDLSAVFSVSNQREVENRLLDKALARAQEKATQLAKATQRSIKRVVRISDTSENEGFYAYRDQNRLNAQQNPVNYDNDAFRQMAMVTQVFRYAVAVKVEFELTD from the coding sequence ATGTCTCAGCCAGTCGACAACCGTATTCTGGTGCTGGGCGATGCCTTTGAAGACGTACCCGCCAATCAGGTCACGCTCACGGTCAATTTGTCATTCAGCGATGAACGGGATGTGAAACTGGCTTTTCAGGAACATCAGCAGGCCCAGCAACGGTTGACGAGTTTGCTGAATCAGCAAAAGATTCCAGCGCAGAACATCCGGTTTCTGGAGCCACTCGGACGCAAAGGACAAACGTACTTGCGTGGACAGGCGGGTGATCGGTTCACCACATACCAGCGGGTGCTGCTCAAATTTAATGACCTTAGCCAGTTCAATCAGGCTCAGCAATTGCTGACAGCCAACGGCTTCACAGATTTATCGGCAGTGTTTTCAGTCAGTAACCAACGTGAGGTTGAAAACAGGCTTTTAGACAAGGCGTTAGCGCGGGCGCAGGAGAAAGCCACCCAGTTAGCCAAAGCTACGCAGCGTAGCATCAAACGCGTGGTGCGTATCAGCGATACAAGCGAGAATGAGGGCTTTTACGCGTACCGAGACCAGAACCGCCTGAATGCCCAGCAAAATCCCGTCAATTACGATAACGACGCATTTCGGCAGATGGCAATGGTGACGCAGGTATTTCGGTACGCGGTTGCCGTAAAAGTTGAGTTCGAGTTAACGGATTAG